Proteins co-encoded in one Capnocytophaga ochracea DSM 7271 genomic window:
- a CDS encoding exodeoxyribonuclease III: MKIISYNVNGIRAALTKGFAEWLKSANPDVLCLQEIKATEDQIPTEVFSELGYKYQYYHSAEKKGYSGVAILSKIEPKHVEIGTGIDYMDKEGRVLRADFETLSVMSLYLPSGTNPDRLDFKLTFMADFKKYIDKLKQKVPNLVICGDYNICHEAIDIHDPIRNANVSGFLPIEREWLDKFMKSGFIDSFRYFHKEAHQYSWWSYRANARNNNKGWRIDYHLVSAPLENRMERALILPEAKHSDHCPILLMVND; the protein is encoded by the coding sequence ATGAAAATTATCAGTTATAACGTAAATGGCATTAGGGCAGCGCTTACGAAAGGCTTTGCCGAGTGGCTGAAAAGCGCTAACCCCGATGTGTTGTGCTTACAAGAGATTAAAGCCACAGAAGACCAAATCCCTACGGAAGTTTTTTCGGAATTGGGCTATAAATATCAGTATTACCACAGTGCAGAGAAGAAAGGTTATAGTGGCGTAGCGATACTCTCTAAAATAGAACCTAAGCACGTGGAAATAGGTACGGGTATCGACTATATGGATAAGGAAGGACGGGTGCTTCGCGCCGATTTTGAGACGCTATCAGTAATGAGTCTGTACTTGCCCTCAGGTACAAACCCTGACCGCCTTGACTTCAAACTGACTTTTATGGCTGACTTTAAAAAGTACATAGACAAACTGAAACAGAAGGTGCCTAACCTCGTTATTTGTGGCGACTATAACATCTGTCACGAGGCGATAGACATTCACGACCCCATACGAAATGCCAATGTATCGGGCTTTCTTCCGATAGAACGCGAGTGGTTGGATAAGTTTATGAAGAGTGGTTTTATTGATAGTTTTCGCTATTTCCACAAAGAAGCACATCAGTACTCGTGGTGGAGCTATCGCGCGAATGCTCGCAACAATAACAAGGGTTGGCGCATCGATTATCACTTGGTATCTGCTCCCTTAGAAAACCGTATGGAGCGCGCACTTATTCTCCCCGAGGCTAAACATAGCGACCACTGCCCTATCTTATTAATGGTTAATGATTAG
- the deoC gene encoding deoxyribose-phosphate aldolase — MELNKLIDHTLLKATATIADIETLCKEAVEYDFYSVCVNSCYVTTAKKFLAGTDIKVCSVVGFPLGAMSAKAKYFETGEALSDGADEIDMVLNVGLLKSGEVNKALDEIISLKRCVGENRVLKVILETCYLTDEEKRLACRMALDAKADFVKTSTGFGSGGATLADVKLMKECVQDKAKIKASGGIRDYETAMQYVNLGVQRIGTSNGIAILKGEKGTGY, encoded by the coding sequence ATGGAATTAAACAAACTAATTGACCACACGCTTCTAAAAGCAACGGCTACCATTGCGGATATTGAGACCCTTTGCAAAGAAGCAGTGGAGTACGATTTTTATTCGGTATGTGTGAATAGCTGTTATGTAACAACAGCTAAGAAATTTTTAGCAGGCACTGATATCAAGGTGTGTAGCGTGGTAGGCTTTCCCTTAGGAGCAATGTCGGCTAAAGCAAAATACTTTGAGACGGGTGAAGCTCTCTCCGATGGTGCCGACGAGATTGATATGGTGCTAAACGTAGGCTTGTTAAAATCTGGTGAAGTGAACAAAGCGTTAGACGAAATTATATCGCTGAAACGCTGTGTAGGTGAGAATAGAGTGCTAAAAGTAATCCTCGAAACCTGCTACCTCACTGACGAAGAAAAACGCTTGGCTTGCCGTATGGCTCTTGATGCTAAAGCGGATTTTGTAAAGACCTCTACAGGATTTGGCTCAGGAGGGGCTACCCTTGCTGATGTGAAACTAATGAAAGAATGTGTGCAAGACAAGGCAAAAATAAAAGCCTCAGGAGGTATACGCGACTACGAAACAGCTATGCAGTACGTGAACTTAGGGGTACAACGCATTGGCACATCGAACGGTATTGCTATCTTAAAAGGAGAAAAAGGAACGGGCTACTAA
- the gyrB gene encoding DNA topoisomerase (ATP-hydrolyzing) subunit B encodes MAEELYNEQQNSAEYSADNIQSLEGMEHVRMRPSMYIGDVGTRGLHHLVYEVLDNSIDEALAGYCDTISVTINEDNSITVEDNGRGIPVDVHKKEGVSALQVVMTKIGAGGKFDKGSYKVSGGLHGVGVSCVNALSDHLTATVYRDGKIWQQEYQRGVAMYPVKQVGNTDKRGTKVTFHPDEVIFEQTIEYKYDTLAARIRELAYLNKGITITLTDLRNKDEKGNFITEKFYSQNGLKEFVKFLDGNRMPIIGNVIAMDGEKNGIPVEVAMIYNDSYNENLHSYVNNINTSEGGTHLQGFRMGLTRTLKAYADKSGLLEKMSKDKKNPVEIEGDDFREGLTAVISVKVAEPQFEGQTKTKLGNREVTSAVSQAVGQMLEDYLEENPNDAKTIVEKVILAAQARQAARKAREMVQRKSVMSGGGLPGKLADCSEEDPEKCELFLVEGDSAGGTAKQGRNKDIQAILPLRGKILNVEKAMQHKVFDSDEIKNIYTALGVTVGTEEDAKALNLSKLRYHKVIIMCDADVDGSHITTLILTFFFRYMRELIENGHVYIATPPLYLVKSKNSKREEYAWNDKQRDALSAEMGNVNIQRYKGLGEMNDHQLWDTTMNPEHRTLRQVTIDNATEADRVFSMLMGDEVPPRREFIEKNAKYAKIDA; translated from the coding sequence ATGGCAGAAGAATTATATAACGAACAACAAAATTCAGCTGAATATTCGGCAGACAATATCCAATCCCTTGAAGGAATGGAACACGTGCGTATGCGCCCCTCAATGTACATCGGCGATGTGGGTACGCGCGGGTTACACCACCTTGTATACGAGGTGCTCGATAACTCTATCGACGAAGCGCTCGCAGGCTATTGCGATACTATTTCGGTAACCATTAATGAGGATAATTCTATCACCGTGGAAGACAACGGTCGCGGTATCCCAGTAGATGTCCACAAGAAAGAAGGCGTTTCTGCCCTTCAAGTGGTAATGACTAAAATCGGTGCCGGAGGTAAGTTCGACAAGGGTTCTTATAAGGTATCAGGTGGTTTGCACGGGGTAGGAGTTTCCTGCGTAAATGCCCTTTCCGACCATCTTACTGCTACCGTATACCGCGACGGCAAAATATGGCAACAAGAGTACCAACGCGGGGTAGCGATGTACCCTGTAAAACAAGTGGGCAACACCGATAAACGCGGTACTAAGGTTACTTTCCACCCCGATGAAGTAATTTTTGAACAAACTATTGAATACAAATACGATACCCTCGCAGCCCGTATTCGCGAGCTCGCTTATTTAAATAAAGGAATTACTATCACCCTTACCGACCTTCGTAACAAAGACGAAAAAGGTAACTTTATCACCGAAAAATTCTATTCACAAAACGGACTAAAAGAGTTCGTTAAATTCCTCGATGGCAACCGTATGCCTATCATCGGAAACGTGATAGCTATGGACGGTGAAAAGAACGGTATCCCTGTGGAGGTCGCTATGATTTACAACGATTCATATAACGAGAACCTACACTCTTACGTTAATAATATCAATACTTCTGAAGGAGGTACTCACTTGCAAGGTTTCCGTATGGGGCTCACTCGTACCCTCAAAGCCTATGCCGATAAATCAGGCTTGCTCGAGAAGATGAGTAAAGATAAAAAGAACCCTGTGGAGATTGAAGGTGATGACTTCCGTGAAGGGCTTACCGCTGTCATTTCGGTAAAAGTAGCCGAACCTCAATTCGAAGGACAGACAAAAACCAAACTCGGTAACCGCGAAGTAACCTCAGCCGTATCTCAAGCCGTAGGACAAATGCTCGAAGATTATCTCGAAGAAAATCCTAACGATGCCAAAACCATTGTCGAGAAAGTGATTTTGGCTGCCCAAGCACGTCAAGCAGCACGCAAAGCTCGTGAGATGGTACAACGTAAGAGCGTGATGAGTGGTGGCGGTCTTCCTGGTAAACTCGCCGACTGTTCTGAAGAAGATCCAGAAAAATGCGAACTTTTCCTTGTCGAAGGAGACTCAGCGGGCGGTACAGCTAAACAAGGACGTAACAAAGATATCCAAGCGATACTACCCCTCAGAGGTAAAATCCTCAACGTCGAAAAAGCAATGCAACACAAGGTGTTCGATAGCGATGAAATTAAGAATATCTATACCGCTTTGGGTGTAACTGTGGGTACTGAGGAAGATGCCAAAGCTCTTAATTTGAGCAAGCTCCGTTACCACAAAGTGATTATTATGTGTGATGCCGATGTAGACGGTTCGCACATCACTACTCTTATCCTTACGTTCTTCTTCCGCTATATGCGCGAACTTATAGAGAACGGACACGTGTATATTGCCACACCACCGCTCTATTTAGTAAAAAGCAAAAACAGCAAACGCGAAGAGTACGCTTGGAACGACAAACAACGCGATGCCCTTTCAGCTGAAATGGGCAATGTGAATATCCAGCGTTATAAAGGTTTGGGTGAAATGAACGATCACCAGTTGTGGGATACCACGATGAATCCCGAACACCGCACCCTTCGCCAAGTAACCATCGACAACGCTACTGAAGCCGACCGCGTATTCTCTATGCTGATGGGTGATGAAGTACCACCACGTCGTGAGTTCATCGAGAAAAACGCTAAGTACGCTAAAATTGATGCGTAG
- the hemC gene encoding hydroxymethylbilane synthase, with amino-acid sequence MNTIRIGTRDSELALWQAKTVQNQLKTLGYPTEIVSTKSHGDIELSKPLYEMGVTGIFTKALDIALLNGEIDIAVHSMKDVPTALPEGIAVGAVLKRGNPHDVLVYKGDLSFLEAEIATIATSSLRRKAQWLHRYPHHNIESLRGNVNTRLQKLTDNPWNGAIFAAAGLERINKLPEKHLVLDWMLPAPAQGAIVVVVREDNVALQKKLLPLHDDYTYIATQLERDFLRALEGGCTAPIGAFAEFKDDKLYFKGGLWSEDGKEASVIDEVLTQIDEYTGEKLATMIKG; translated from the coding sequence ATGAACACCATACGCATAGGTACACGCGATAGTGAGTTGGCTCTCTGGCAAGCTAAAACGGTACAAAACCAATTAAAAACCTTAGGTTATCCCACTGAGATAGTAAGCACTAAATCTCACGGAGATATAGAGCTAAGCAAACCGCTCTACGAAATGGGGGTTACCGGTATCTTTACCAAAGCGCTGGATATTGCCTTGCTCAATGGCGAAATAGATATTGCCGTACATAGTATGAAGGACGTACCCACGGCTTTACCTGAAGGAATTGCGGTAGGGGCAGTGCTCAAGCGCGGAAATCCTCACGATGTATTAGTATACAAGGGTGACCTTTCGTTTTTGGAGGCTGAAATAGCAACTATAGCCACCAGCAGTTTACGACGCAAGGCGCAATGGTTACACCGCTACCCGCATCATAATATAGAGAGTTTAAGGGGAAATGTAAATACCCGCTTGCAAAAACTCACCGATAACCCTTGGAATGGGGCTATCTTTGCTGCTGCGGGCTTGGAACGCATTAATAAATTACCTGAAAAACACTTGGTGCTGGATTGGATGCTACCTGCACCTGCGCAAGGAGCTATCGTAGTGGTGGTGCGCGAGGATAACGTAGCCTTGCAGAAAAAACTACTCCCTCTCCACGACGATTATACTTATATAGCTACTCAGTTAGAACGCGATTTTCTTCGCGCTTTAGAAGGTGGGTGTACAGCACCTATTGGAGCTTTTGCTGAGTTTAAAGATGATAAACTCTACTTCAAAGGAGGCTTGTGGAGCGAAGATGGCAAAGAGGCTTCGGTAATAGACGAAGTTCTCACTCAAATAGATGAATATACCGGAGAAAAACTTGCTACAATGATAAAAGGTTAA
- a CDS encoding dimethylarginine dimethylaminohydrolase family protein, with protein MLKLHITNETDQLETVILGTATSNGPTPKLEEAYDPKSAEHIKAGTYPIEKDMVAEMDAFCAVLQKYGVTVYRPEIITDCNQIFTRDIGFVIEDTFIKANILPDRQEEFQAIEYIVNQIDPKKVITPPADVHIEGGDVMPWNDHIFIGTYKGEDYKQQITARTNVAGVAFIQKLFPQKKVKEFDLVKSQTEARDNALHLDCCFQPIGKDKGIIYKGGFRCEADYQYLVDLFGKENLFHIEREEMYHMFSNIFSISPEVVVSEKNFTRLNNWLRSQGFTVEEIPYAEIAKQEGLLRCSTLPLSRCGN; from the coding sequence ATGCTAAAATTACATATTACAAACGAAACTGATCAATTAGAAACTGTGATTTTAGGCACAGCTACTAGCAATGGTCCTACGCCAAAGCTCGAAGAAGCCTACGACCCTAAATCGGCGGAGCATATCAAAGCGGGTACTTATCCCATAGAAAAGGATATGGTTGCTGAAATGGACGCTTTTTGTGCAGTGCTCCAAAAATACGGCGTAACCGTTTATCGCCCTGAAATCATTACTGATTGCAACCAGATATTCACTCGCGATATCGGTTTTGTGATTGAAGATACTTTTATCAAAGCTAATATACTACCCGATAGACAAGAAGAATTTCAGGCTATTGAGTACATCGTAAACCAAATAGACCCTAAAAAAGTGATAACCCCTCCTGCTGATGTACATATTGAAGGGGGCGATGTAATGCCCTGGAACGACCATATTTTCATAGGGACTTATAAAGGGGAAGATTATAAACAGCAAATCACAGCTCGTACTAATGTAGCAGGGGTGGCTTTTATCCAAAAGCTCTTTCCTCAGAAAAAGGTAAAGGAGTTTGATTTGGTGAAATCACAAACTGAGGCGCGCGATAATGCCCTCCACCTCGACTGTTGCTTCCAACCGATTGGTAAAGACAAAGGAATTATCTACAAAGGCGGTTTCCGCTGTGAAGCTGATTATCAGTATTTGGTAGACCTCTTTGGCAAAGAGAATCTCTTTCATATAGAGCGAGAGGAAATGTACCATATGTTTAGCAACATCTTTTCTATCAGCCCAGAGGTGGTGGTTTCTGAAAAGAATTTTACACGCTTGAATAACTGGTTGCGCTCACAAGGTTTTACCGTAGAGGAAATACCATATGCCGAGATTGCCAAACAAGAGGGATTGCTAAGGTGCTCTACTTTGCCTCTCAGTCGCTGTGGCAATTAA
- the hemA gene encoding glutamyl-tRNA reductase: protein MTQPTISKNKTFYCIGLSYQKADATMRGMFSLTPENKDQLLSQAKSEGFEELLVISTCNRTELYGYAEHPFQLIQLLCENSNGSVDDFQKVGYVTKNKEAVHHLFEVGTGLDSQILGDFEIIGQIKQAFNLSRDKGLAKAFLERLMNSVINASKRIKNETALSSGAASVSFTAVQYIMQNIPEVSQKNILLFGVGKIGRNTCENLIKHTQNEHITLINRTREKAEQIAGKFNVIVKDFNELRNEISKADVLIVATGAATPTVYKDFINPAQPILILDLSIPKNVEEQVATLPNVTLLHMDELSKRKDEALERRKEAIPQALEIVEEVKEEFFQWLDNRKFAPTIKALKAKLESLKEAEMDFQRKKIENFNEQQAEMISNRIIQKITTQFVNHLKDTSSVDESISWVQEVFQLEV from the coding sequence ATGACACAACCTACTATATCTAAGAATAAAACCTTTTACTGCATTGGACTCAGCTACCAGAAAGCTGATGCAACGATGCGTGGAATGTTTAGTCTTACCCCTGAAAACAAAGACCAATTGCTCTCCCAAGCTAAAAGTGAAGGCTTTGAGGAGCTATTGGTAATTTCTACTTGTAATCGTACGGAGCTCTATGGTTATGCCGAACACCCTTTTCAGCTGATACAACTGCTCTGTGAAAATTCTAATGGGTCGGTAGATGATTTTCAGAAAGTGGGTTATGTAACAAAGAACAAAGAGGCTGTGCATCATCTTTTTGAAGTAGGGACAGGTTTAGATAGCCAGATTCTTGGGGACTTTGAGATTATAGGGCAGATAAAACAAGCCTTTAATCTCTCGCGCGACAAAGGTCTCGCCAAAGCCTTTTTGGAGCGATTGATGAATTCTGTTATTAACGCCAGTAAGCGTATCAAGAACGAGACGGCGCTTTCTTCAGGGGCAGCCTCAGTATCGTTTACGGCGGTGCAGTATATTATGCAGAATATACCTGAGGTGTCGCAAAAGAATATTCTTCTATTTGGTGTAGGCAAGATAGGTCGCAATACGTGCGAAAACCTCATCAAGCACACTCAAAACGAACATATTACTCTTATCAATCGCACACGCGAGAAAGCAGAACAAATAGCGGGTAAGTTTAATGTAATAGTTAAAGATTTTAACGAGTTACGAAATGAAATTAGCAAAGCAGATGTACTCATAGTCGCCACAGGGGCTGCTACTCCTACGGTGTATAAAGATTTTATCAATCCGGCTCAACCGATACTCATTTTAGACCTTTCTATTCCTAAGAACGTGGAGGAACAAGTGGCAACACTCCCCAATGTAACCCTTTTGCATATGGACGAGCTTTCTAAGCGCAAAGACGAAGCCTTAGAGCGTAGAAAAGAAGCGATTCCACAGGCTTTGGAGATTGTAGAAGAGGTAAAAGAAGAGTTTTTCCAATGGTTAGACAACCGCAAGTTTGCGCCTACTATCAAAGCGTTAAAAGCGAAGCTTGAAAGCCTTAAAGAAGCTGAAATGGACTTCCAGCGAAAGAAAATCGAAAACTTTAACGAGCAACAAGCTGAAATGATAAGTAACCGCATCATTCAGAAGATAACTACACAATTTGTAAACCACTTGAAAGATACCTCGTCAGTAGATGAAAGTATCAGTTGGGTACAAGAGGTGTTTCAGTTAGAAGTATAA
- a CDS encoding murein L,D-transpeptidase catalytic domain family protein, whose product MNKKYFFLFLIFVLSSFLYFVHAQNSHLSKEKLLALKKVELNIKDLYNELNAAQYDLSFEAFRYAYIGYQSLRKQHRLNEKDLFSIIDFTKDSSSKRFYTIDLEKMKIVYYTYVAHGRNSGEIKSSSFSDAMESNKSSIGFYITGATYIGSKGFSLMLYGDEKGYNSNLAKRAVVIHTANYANENYIARTGRMGRSLGCPVLPENIYKQVIETIKEKTMIFAYYDDAKYLSSSKYLNVLKLIDNESVF is encoded by the coding sequence ATGAACAAAAAGTATTTTTTCTTATTCCTTATTTTTGTATTAAGCAGTTTTTTGTATTTCGTACACGCCCAAAACTCCCATCTTAGCAAAGAAAAACTATTAGCCTTAAAAAAAGTCGAACTTAACATTAAAGATTTGTATAACGAGCTAAACGCCGCCCAATACGACCTTAGCTTCGAAGCTTTTCGCTACGCTTATATAGGCTATCAATCTCTCAGAAAGCAACACCGCTTAAACGAAAAAGACCTCTTCTCTATTATTGATTTTACAAAAGATAGTAGCTCTAAGCGCTTTTATACCATCGACTTAGAGAAGATGAAAATAGTGTATTACACCTATGTAGCACACGGTAGAAATAGTGGAGAAATAAAGTCCTCCTCTTTTTCAGATGCAATGGAATCTAACAAAAGTAGTATAGGCTTTTACATTACAGGTGCCACTTACATCGGTAGTAAAGGATTTAGCCTAATGTTGTACGGCGATGAAAAAGGCTATAATAGTAACTTAGCCAAACGTGCAGTAGTTATCCATACCGCCAATTACGCCAATGAAAATTACATAGCTCGTACGGGGCGTATGGGCAGAAGTTTAGGTTGCCCTGTATTGCCTGAAAATATATATAAACAAGTCATTGAAACTATCAAAGAAAAAACAATGATTTTTGCTTATTACGACGATGCAAAATACCTCAGCTCCTCTAAATACTTAAATGTTTTAAAACTTATTGACAACGAATCCGTCTTCTAA
- a CDS encoding phosphinothricin acetyltransferase yields the protein MWRVLYSVSPRTPEGGQAGKGDKPPSLHILHYNGLPR from the coding sequence ATGTGGCGAGTCCTTTATTCGGTAAGCCCCCGAACCCCCGAAGGGGGACAAGCTGGAAAAGGAGACAAACCTCCCTCCTTACACATACTCCACTATAACGGGCTTCCTCGATGA